The genomic segment CCATCCCATGCCCACTCGATATCTAAATGGGCTTGATGAAACGCCGCGACAATGGCTTGCAGAAAATCCCATAGCTGGGTTTGGCTAGGGCTAGGGGCATCTGGGCTGAGCGAAGTGGGCTTAGGCTGTGCGCCCCAACCACCACCCATGCGGGAAAGCAGCAGCTGCGATGGATGAGCACTGCCTTCAACCAGACCTTCCAGATGGCCCTCCACCCATTCAATTTGGGCCGAAAGTGGGCGCACAAAGGCCACGCCGGATAAGCTGGGGTGGATCATGCGCTGCACTGCAACGCATCGCACACCGCTGGCAAAAATCTCTGTGCTACGCCGGGCTACATCTGCAGAGGCGACACGCAGAAAAGTTTGGTGGCGTCCGGCATTGGCAATATCAATGCCGTCTTCATCGTCCCCAGATGAGCGCACTGCCCAGCCGTGCGGCGCGGCTTGCTGCAAAAAGGGCGCAAGGCGTGGGTCTGCGCTGTTTTCGATGCAGATTAGCGCAGGTACGGGCAAATGGGCGTGGCTGGCCAGCAGCAAACGCCCTGCTTTTGTGTGCGCGGCAAATCCAGCGGGGCCAGCCTCCAGCCACTGGGTAAAGTCGGCCGGATATTGCCAAAAAGGATAATGCCCCCAGCCAGCCTGAAAGGTGATGGATAGCTCGGCACGGCAGAGCACGGCTTCCCATGCTGCGGCGTGAGCGGGGCTGACAATTTTATCTGCCTCTCCCCAGATCAGCTCGATGCGATCGGTAATTTGATCGAAGAGGGTGAGGGCAGAATCGGGCTGTACCCAGCGAAAATAAGGCTTAAAAGCGCGGCAACGGCGATAGCCATTGGCGATTCTTGTGTAATCCGGGCCAAAGCCAGCGCTGGCAAATTGCCCAGAAAATAGCTTGGGAGCATGGGAGAGCAGGGCGTGCACCAGCCTTAATAAGCCGGGCAGGGCCATCAGCCGTGGCAAGCGGCGCTTCCAGAGCAAAACGCCCACAGGTGAGAGCAAAACCACGCGTGAAAAAAAACCGGGGCGCCTTACCAGCAAATGCAAAACCGGCAGGGCATTGATCCCTGTCGCCAATATAGCGTGGCCAGGTTCCAGCTGTTGCTCCAGCGCCAGCGACAGGCCGTGCAAGGAATCGGGAAGCGGATCGCGATTGTTACCAAAGCCAGGTAGCTCAATGGCTATGGTCTGATATTGCGTGAAATGCGGCAAGACATCATCCCACCAGTCGCTTGCACTGCCATTGCCGGCCAGTAGGTATAGTTTTTTCATGAGGTTCTTTGTTGAAGTGACAGAGCAAAACCTGGATCTTGAAACGCAGAGGCCACAGATCGCATTTACACGAAACTTGCCGCGTGGGCATAAAAACCTGCTCACCCTACAGTAATGCTGTTCATTTAAGCGGTTTTGCTTGAGTTTCCTTTTTTTTGTAAAAGGTTATGTCTGCATAAAATGTTTAAAACCGAAATTAAGGTTTTTTTATTAGCAAACAGCGAGGAGTGCAATAAATGCGCTCTTTGCACGGGGCTTAAATTTTCCCCTTGAAGCACGCCGAAGCGAGGAACAAGCGGGGCGGGGTTTCTTTGATCCTGTTTGAGCGAAGCGAGTCCCGCAGCCGCCGCCTTGATTGTCCGCAGCGAGGGGTTTCGTGCTTCGTGGGGTCGCCTTCTTTGCGTACTAAGATTTCTGGCGAAGCAGAAATCACAGACTTCGCGGGGGATTCCCGCTCCAAAATTAACGTGCCGTAGGCACTAATAAGGTCTTTTTTGTTTAGTGGCAATACCGCATCACGGTAAAAACGGTGCGCAAGAAAAACGACTTGCACGCCCTATAAAAGCGTAGGTATCCACTCAATTATGTTTCAACTATTAACACTCAGCCACCTGCCTTAACTCTCCTGTGTAATGCAAAATCATGCCGCCTTTTTTAAAGCCAATTTCAACGTCAAAATGCATGACTTCATCGATGGCCCATTCTCTGGCTTTAACTTGCAAGGGTAGAGGCAGGCCGAAGCAGCGGGCTGTTTGGCTGCTTTGTAAGAGCTGGCCCTCGCTAACATGGCTATGCAATTGCAGCGCCAGCGGGCCCATTTGCTCCCAAAGCCCGCCATTACGCCAGCTTTGGCGGGATTGCATGGGATTTTGTGCAAAGCGGCGTTGCCAGATTTCACCTTTTGCATCTTGCTGGATTTTAACTT from the Iodobacter fluviatilis genome contains:
- a CDS encoding PEP-utilizing enzyme → MKKLYLLAGNGSASDWWDDVLPHFTQYQTIAIELPGFGNNRDPLPDSLHGLSLALEQQLEPGHAILATGINALPVLHLLVRRPGFFSRVVLLSPVGVLLWKRRLPRLMALPGLLRLVHALLSHAPKLFSGQFASAGFGPDYTRIANGYRRCRAFKPYFRWVQPDSALTLFDQITDRIELIWGEADKIVSPAHAAAWEAVLCRAELSITFQAGWGHYPFWQYPADFTQWLEAGPAGFAAHTKAGRLLLASHAHLPVPALICIENSADPRLAPFLQQAAPHGWAVRSSGDDEDGIDIANAGRHQTFLRVASADVARRSTEIFASGVRCVAVQRMIHPSLSGVAFVRPLSAQIEWVEGHLEGLVEGSAHPSQLLLSRMGGGWGAQPKPTSLSPDAPSPSQTQLWDFLQAIVAAFHQAHLDIEWAWDGKQFWMLQARPVTVYPWQRWLTSANIDEILPESPSRWMEMAQRGAASSIPHVYARWDKRVLNDNEKFSALYQDASYINSDLFLARMFDWGMDGAQYAREVGGSTPAMPIRPLRWLASLPVFIRMLFASRQAINQLDKGLSQWQAELHTLSQSPDQSDQTEQLARWWLRFYCWLVQQNLCIAAALASSGGDFLGRPATVYQALTASPHRLPWETDPATPRPQSPAPSLQTLERWPAAIRLAHRLGLPGMRGYYSQVREHFRDQLMRLFFQMHHAIPAEQAAYWFSPVASPRNRRGSFWQTGSAELGQSAALLIYPGKVSGILGSDILLVDTLDPGQHAHYRQARAIIARSGGILSHGSTLLRELKIPSAILPNISSEWLGKRVCLNNGQLSLIE
- a CDS encoding DUF4166 domain-containing protein; protein product: MPLLYQQMLGKDFGLLSPLLQTLHGAEQRPWLGQANVKWGKPIFIRILLYLAMRLGILPAEGQNVRCQVKIQQDAKGEIWQRRFAQNPMQSRQSWRNGGLWEQMGPLALQLHSHVSEGQLLQSSQTARCFGLPLPLQVKAREWAIDEVMHFDVEIGFKKGGMILHYTGELRQVAEC